The Labrus mixtus chromosome 18, fLabMix1.1, whole genome shotgun sequence DNA segment TCACGGTAAAAACTGGCCGTATGATTTCCCAGACATCACTGCGACGTACGTGGTGAACTGGATCATTGGTGCCAAACAGTACCACGACCTGGATATCCAATATGTCGGGGTGTGTTCACGTTTAATTTATCTCTCTTTCTTGTTAATGTTGCATTctgcacaaatacaaataccTCTACCTCATCATGTGTAATCTTACCTCTAACAGTACACAAACTGTGTAATGGCTGGGTGCTATGTCAAGTTTGTAAGATATATGGTCATATTTACAAATgagatatagtttatgttgcatgaAGATAACTTCTTCCATCGAGCCGCCAGTTCATGCATTGGGCTCTTATAGTGCTTTTCTGAGAGTCCAGCATTGACTGCAGAGTCCGTAGGTCGGCGCTGTTAGCCATACTTGTGCTAGCTGTAGCCGCAGGGGGTGACGAAGGCGCAGTCAAATGAGAGGCTTTGCTGCGGCCTGCACGAGCAGCATCGGTTCTTGTTTTAGTGGAGGTCATAGTTGGTAAAAGTtccagaaaaagtaaaaaaaaaaaaaaaaaaagtgtcccaaAGTTATAACTAAGGAAGCAGAGAGTCACACGGTGTCCAGAAATGACATCAAGAAACTGATTTTAGGTGAAATTGTCACATAACAACGGAGCATCGAAAAGCACGTCTTACATGCTTGGTGTCCGGCTCCGCCCCTCcttatagcacttttctaagTACTCAAAGATacttcacaaaacaaaacagtgaaaacaatacaataaagaaataatgtaGGAGAAGGAAGATGAGAAGAGTCTGTTAGAGGTGATAGGCGATGTAGAAAAGgagagtttttagggatttcttaaAGGTGGAGAGCGAgggggggtctctgatggattttgggcttgagttccagagggtgggagcagcaatggagaaggccctgcaGCTTATGTATGCAGACCCCCCAGATCCAACCATCAGTCCTGGGGAGTCTGACCCTTCTGCATCACacattgaatgtttgtttgaaggatttgtttcagcagcagatcacaaataaaaccaaacaagTTTGTAACTAAAACTCACTTTCCTGTTTTCAGATTTGGAACGAGCGAAACTATGACAGCAAGTACATCAAGGTAATCCTAACCGCTGAAATTTTAATGTCGTACACATGACTGTTGaagtgcattatgggaaattagaagagaaaaaacagccaCAAACAGTTGAGTTACATCCCACATGGGGGGGAGATGTAGCCTGCGTTCAAAGCTTGGCTCCTCTGAGAGCGTGTCTTTATCACTAAGGTGCTCCGGGACTCTCTGGATAAAGTCGGTCTGACTGACGTCGCCATCATCGCAGCAGACGGCGACTGGAGCATCGCTAAATCTGTCATCGTTGACTCTTACCTTAACGATGCTGTTCAGGTGATCGGGTGAGTACAGCCAGCCTGAAGTCAGGTGACTGAAATAAAACTCCTGTAAAGTGAAGGAATGAGGTTTGACACAGAGCTGTGAGGTGACTTAAGGACACTTGTATTTCTAACAACTGATTGACAGAACAATTGTGCACGATGATGCACACAAGGTGTCAACAGTTCAGTTCCTCGTTCTTCTTCCCATAAAAACCTCCTGATGTGTGGTTGAGAGCTGAATGTTTGTGGCTGTTTTTTCTCGGGGATCTGTTGTAGTTCCGTCGTACATTTAACTTCATCGTCTgcatacagtgtgtgcatgcTCGTGTCATTCACCTTTCTGCATGGGAACGTTTTCTTATGAAGCGCAGTGTTGCACAACAACATTTATGTTCAGCCAAACAACTGATATGCAGACAAAGAATTGAAAAAGAAATCTGCATCAGTTTGATATTGTATTTAGCCTTTTTCAGGGGAGGAATATTAGCCAATAGTTGCATTTTTTACCCATAATCTTTTGCGAGTTCAAAGGGGGAGTACCTGTAAAAAGCTTGAATATTTCAGGATGTCTAACAGCGAGATAAAGTCATTAAACATAGATTTGAAGCCAGTTTATTTCCCTTCAGAAGAAGTGGTTTTTACATGGTGtcagtaaagtctgcagagtCAGACACAGTCAGTGAttctgtgtctccctctgctgctccagctgctgcGCTACACTCTGGATAAGAGCGGTCTGGAGGGGGTCAGGATCATAGCCAGTGACAACCTGTGGGAGCCCATTTCTCTGACTCTGCTGCTAGACCCTGAACTCAGCACAGCTGTAGACGTGATAGGGTAGGAGCCTCTTCTGTTCACGCTAACAGAGTCTGTCTATAACTCATTATCACATGCATGCAAATACTAACACTGGTTATCTTTGGAGGGGCTGAGAGCGTTTGTCTTTATCTGCAGGATGTGAGAAATAACGGCactacatatacatatatatatatatatatatatatataggtatCCCTCATTTgatttcatgtcagtgtgtgtgtgtatgtgtgtgtttgtactacTCTTGCATTGGTAAAATGTGTGAACAGacctctgttgttttctcttcatatcgaCGCGTTGTGTGCTGTGTGTCGTTCAGGGCTCACTACCCGGGCACCACCACCGTGCTGGACGCTCTGAAGACGCAGAAGAAGCTGTGGTCGTCGGAGGACTATAGCAGCTTCAACGACGAGGTGGGAGGAGGCTGCTGGGCCCGGATCCTGAACCAGAACTACGTCAACGGACTCATGACGGCGTAAGAAAATGCTCAAAAACAAGCTATAAGCGACCATTAATTACAACTTAATGTTAAAGCAAGGTTGAAAAATcattgtttaacattttctgtaaGGTTTAAAAGCCCTGTGTtaatccctcctctctctctgtgtgtgtgtgtgtgtgtgtgtgtgtgtgtgtgtgtgtgtgtgtgtgtgtgtgtgtgtgtgtgtgtgtgtgtgtgtgtgtgtgtgtgtgtgtgtgtgtgtgtgtgtgtgtgtgtgtgtgtgtgtgtgtgtgtgtgtgtgtgtgtgtgtgtgtgtgtgtgtgtgtgtgtgtgtgtgtgtgtgtgtgtgtgtgtgtgtgtgtgtgtgtgtgtgtgtgtgtgtgtgtgtgtgtgtgtgtgtgtgtgtgtgtgtgtgtgtgtgtgtgtgtgtgtgtgtgtgtgtgtgtgttctctttcCAGGACGATCTCATGGAACCTGGTGGCGAGTTACTACGAGAAGCTCCCGTTTGGTAGAGACGGGCTGATGACGGCCGAGGAGCCGTGGAGTGGAAACTATGTGGTGGAGTCTCCGATCTGGATCACAGGTCCGCTTTAAATACTGCACAAACatgggactgtgtgtgtttgagacgATGATAACGTCTATTTGAACAAGTAAAACACTGAACACTCCTTCATGACCTGTGCAGGAGTTCATCGTCCTGCACTAATACACGATTATGAGATGCATTAAAAAGACATATTAACGGgccgctggtggcgcagtggttgtatggaggctgtactcgtcaaagcgggcggcccgtaatccagcctgtggctcctttcccgcatgtcattccccactctctctcgccctgatttccaactctatccactgtctatctctccattaaaggcacaaaaagcccaaaaataaatctttatttttcagatgCTGTAATGCCATTCACCACACACTCCCAGACACTACGGGGCAGTATACACCTTTAGAAAGATGCATGTTTTACGTGTAACCTACGttaaagtcgttttttttttattgagttaaattaatttaacatttctgtcgagtctttatttttcagaacTTCAGCTCTGAATCTttggtttcattttatttctaagATGATTTAATCCTGATCTGTATTCTGAAGACCTTATTCTCATGATGAACCGTAGTTTACAAAAAGACACCAGGCCttcatttagagacaggacagtggatagagtcagaaatctgagaGAGAGGGCATGAgtgaaaggagccactggtcggatttgaacccgggccatcTGCTTAGTTGACTaaatcctctgtacatggggcatgcacactaaccactagccTACCcaagatgttttgtttcttcaatGTAGTGccgattcttcttcttttctgttgaatctCTCAACTCATTTTCTGTCATCGCCCCACCTATAgaacaaaatcaataaaatatcctttttatttcagtttgatgCATTAATAATAAAACTTTGTGTTATTAACTTTTTAACCGTGCAAGCTGCCTGTTGCAGTTATTCCTGTTCATCATGGAGTTCCCCCTCGAGAGGCATTATTTCTGATTCTCATTGTTTTTAAGCTttgatatctttttttcttttagtttaaaCTGTAAATCCCTGTATCATTTCTCTGAAGCCCACACCACTCAGTTCACTCAGCCCGGGTGGACGTACCTGCAGACTGTCGGACACCTGGAGCACGGAGGAAGTTATGTCGCTCTGACTGACGGGAAAGGAAACCTCACTGTCGTCATAGAAACCATGGCAAGTTATCCTTCACTATGATCCTCTTTATTGTTCTTAGCAGTATGCCTGTACAtgagataaaaacataaactttattttttttctcagactcATGATCACTCGGTGTGTGTCCGACCGCCTCTCCTCCCCTTTAATGTGACGTCCCAGAATGCAACTTTCCAGCTGAAGGGATCGTTTGTGAGTTCATCTGAGGTTTGACTCGTACCGTTATGTGTCAGGAAGTGTCACCTTTCTCTTTAATCACAGctgtttttctccccccccccccccccccccccccccccccaggcctTCATAAAGGAGCTGCATGTTTGGCGTTCACAGTTTgacttcaaaacaaagaaaccgTCGTTCTTTGAGAAACTCGCTCCAGTGAAGGTGAAAGAAGTTCACAAACATTGATCTCATGTGAGCTGTAGGGAAGCTTACATTTTACatgaacatgttgttttaatgttttcagatCATAGACGGATCTTTCACTTTAAATCTGGCTGAAGATGAAGTGTACACTTTAACCACGCTGACAACGGGACAGAAAGGCGTTtaccccgccccccctccatCGGCTCGCTTCCCTAAAGTCTACAAGGACGACTTCAATGTTCGTAAGTACAACGGATACACCTCGGGAACTAAAATCAgaacaaagacttttttttttttttaacaaaattttatttactttaaattaaGATCTCAGTATTAGTTTATtggcatgctaattagtagcatactggctgctcaTTAGTCATTATTAAACTCTTATATGtgccttattctacatgaccatagtctATAGCCAACAGGTCATTAACTTAACCTAATTACTgtttattaattattaacacTGAATGAAGTAACCCTCACGGTGCCCCTCCACCTCTCTGCAGGAAACCCTGCGTTCTCGGAGGCTCCAGACTTTGCAGATCAGACCGGTGTGTTCGAGTACTTCATGAACCTGACCGATCCTGGACCTCATGTCTTCACCTTACGGCAGGTTCTGACCCAGAGACCTGTTACCTGGGCAACAGATGCTGACCAGACCGTCAGTG contains these protein-coding regions:
- the galcb gene encoding galactocerebrosidase isoform X1, yielding MDLRVSPVLALILRVSAVLVLTLGAPAALCSSEDYILNDKDGLGREFDGVGGLSGGGATSRLLVNYAEPYRSQILDYLFKPNFGASLHILKVEIGGDAQTTDGTEPSHMHYENDENYFRGYEWWLMKEAKKRNPDITLIGLPWAFPGWVGHGKNWPYDFPDITATYVVNWIIGAKQYHDLDIQYVGIWNERNYDSKYIKLLRYTLDKSGLEGVRIIASDNLWEPISLTLLLDPELSTAVDVIGAHYPGTTTVLDALKTQKKLWSSEDYSSFNDEVGGGCWARILNQNYVNGLMTATISWNLVASYYEKLPFGRDGLMTAEEPWSGNYVVESPIWITAHTTQFTQPGWTYLQTVGHLEHGGSYVALTDGKGNLTVVIETMTHDHSVCVRPPLLPFNVTSQNATFQLKGSFAFIKELHVWRSQFDFKTKKPSFFEKLAPVKIIDGSFTLNLAEDEVYTLTTLTTGQKGVYPAPPPSARFPKVYKDDFNVRNPAFSEAPDFADQTGVFEYFMNLTDPGPHVFTLRQVLTQRPVTWATDADQTVSVIGDYQWQNLTVSCDVFMETVKTGGVFVAARVDKGGQSIRSAKGVFFWVFADGTYKVTNDLAGQTVLAEGKSGTLAFGWHTLTLTVEGQFASGLLNGYPLWKNAVVLMPQNGWAAVGTRSFELAQFDNFNVVAE
- the galcb gene encoding galactocerebrosidase isoform X2, coding for MDLRVSPVLALILRVSAVLVLTLGAPAALCSSEDYILNDKDGLGREFDGVGGLSGGGATSRLLVNYAEPYRSQILDYLFKPNFGASLHILKVEIGGDAQTTDGTEPSHMHYENDENYFRGYEWWLMKEAKKRNPDITLIGLPWAFPGWVGHGKNWPYDFPDITATYVVNWIIGAKQYHDLDIQYVGIWNERNYDSKYIKVLRDSLDKVGLTDVAIIAADGDWSIAKSVIVDSYLNDAVQVIGAHYPGTTTVLDALKTQKKLWSSEDYSSFNDEVGGGCWARILNQNYVNGLMTATISWNLVASYYEKLPFGRDGLMTAEEPWSGNYVVESPIWITAHTTQFTQPGWTYLQTVGHLEHGGSYVALTDGKGNLTVVIETMTHDHSVCVRPPLLPFNVTSQNATFQLKGSFAFIKELHVWRSQFDFKTKKPSFFEKLAPVKIIDGSFTLNLAEDEVYTLTTLTTGQKGVYPAPPPSARFPKVYKDDFNVRNPAFSEAPDFADQTGVFEYFMNLTDPGPHVFTLRQVLTQRPVTWATDADQTVSVIGDYQWQNLTVSCDVFMETVKTGGVFVAARVDKGGQSIRSAKGVFFWVFADGTYKVTNDLAGQTVLAEGKSGTLAFGWHTLTLTVEGQFASGLLNGYPLWKNAVVLMPQNGWAAVGTRSFELAQFDNFNVVAE